In Deltaproteobacteria bacterium, the genomic stretch GGACGCCTGCGCCGCACGCGGGGGCATCGAAGGCGCGTAGCGGTGCGCGCTGACCTCGCCCGTCAGACGAAGCGCGCGAGCCACTCTGCGAGATCGACCGAGAAGCCCGCCGCGTTCTTGTGGCCGCCGCCGCCCAGCGAGGTCGCGATCGCGGCGACGTCGCAGTCGCCGATCGAGTAGAGCGATACGTCCACGCGCCGGCCCTCGACGCGAAACACCGCGCCGGCTGGCGTGCCGTAGCGCGCGCGCAGCGCGAGCTCGTGGCCGATCTCGGCGCGCTGCGTGCGCGCGTTCACGCCCTCGAGACGCAGCGGCCCGATCGCGAGCGGCTGCGTGTGGGTGAGAGCGCGCTCGATCTCGATGCGAAACGCGCGCAGGATCGGCGCGCCCTCGTCCGCGAGCGCCTCGATCGGTTGCGCAGCGAGCGCGCTCCACGCGCGGAACTCGCGCGGATGCGACGCGATCGTCGCGTTCACCTCGCGGCTGCGCGGCAGCTTCCACGCCCAGAGGTCTTGGTCCTCGACGTAGGCGAGCAGATCGGGCAGCGCCTCGTCCGGATGCAGCGCGCCCCACGCGAGCGCGGCGCCGGAGCGCGAGAGGTCGAAGCGCACCTGGTGGCCGGAGCGCTCGAGCTCGCGGGCGAGAAACGGGTCCGCCTCGAAGTCGCGCTGCGCGGTGACGTGATGATCGAGCACCACCAGCTGCGCCGCGTGCTCCGCGAGCGGCCGGTACGCGCGCGGCGGCGGCGCGATGTCGGCGAACAGCACGTACGCGCCCTCGAGCTCGTGCGCGCGCAGCGGGTCCTCGTGCCCGCGCGGCACGTACGCGCCGCGCTCCCCCCACGCGAGCCACGCCGACCACGCGGCCCCGAATCCATCGGGACAGCCCGCGTGGTAGATGCAGACGTGGCGCATCGACCGAGCGTACGTGCAACGGGGACGTGCGTGCATCTCCGCTCTCGCCGTTAGCCTCCGCGCCCCGATGCCCCCCGCTTACGCCTACAGCGCTGCGCCGATCCCGTGCGACTGGCTCGCCCTCGTCGCGGGCCTCGCACGGCGCCGCGGCTTCTGGTGGCTCGACAGCGCGCTCGTCGGCGCGCCGCTCGGGCGCTTCTCGTTCGCGGGCGCCGAGCCCGCGCAGCTCGCGCACCTCGACGGCGCGGCCGATCCGCTCGCCGCGCTGCGCGCGCTGCTGCCCGCTGCGGGGGCGCGCGTCGAGTGCGCAGACGCTGAGCCGTGCGCGCTGCCGTTCGTGGGCGGAGTCGTCACGGGGCTCGGCTACGAGCTCGGCTCGCGCTTCGAGCGCGTGCCGATCGCGCAGGACGACGCGCCCGTTCCGCTGGGCTCGTTCGCGCTGCGCGTCGACCGCTTCTTCGCGTGTGATCACCTGAATGCGCGCGTCTGGGCGATCGCGCTGTGCGCGGGAGCGAGCGCGCGCGAGGCGGCGCAGGCTGCGCGCGAGCTCGCAGCGAACGCGCCGTCCGCAGCGTGGCCTGAAGCGCCCGCGCCGCAGCGCGCACGCTCCGACGTGAGCCGCGGCTTCGATGCGCAGGAGCACGCGAAGGCGGTCGCGCTGATTCGCGAGCGCATCGCGGACGGCGCGCTCTATCAGGCGTGCCTCACACATCGCCTCGAAGCGCCGTTCGCGGGCGACGCGTTCGCTTATTACTGCGCGCTGCGCGCCGCGAACCCGGCGCCGTTCGGCGCCTTCATCGCGCTGCCCGAAGGTGCGATCGCGTGCAGCTCGCCCGAGCGCTTCCTGAAGCTCGACGGCGCGCGCTGGCTCGAGACGCGCCCGATCAAGGGCACGCGCCCGCGCCGTGTGGACCCCGCGGCGGACCGCGCCGAGGCGGCGGCGCTGCGCGCGAGCGAGAAGGACCGCGCGGAGAACCTGATGATCGTGGACCTCGCCCGGAACGATCTCGGGCGCGTCTCCGAGCTCGGCAGCGTGCACGTGCCCGAGCTGTTCGCGGTGGAGTCGTACGCCACGGTGCACCAGCTCGTCTCGACCGTGCGAGGACGGCTGCGACCCGAGCTCGATGCGACGGGCGCGATTCGCGCCGCGTTTCCGCCCGGCTCGATGACGGGCGCGCCGAAGCTCGCGGCGATGGCGCTGCTCGCGCGCATCGAGCGCGCGCGCCGCGGCCTCTACGCCGGTGCGCTCGGTTACCTCGACGTGCGCGGTGGCTGCGATCTCGCGGTGGTGATTCGCAGCGCGTTCCTGACCGCGGGACGCATCGCGCTGCACACGGGCGGCGGCATCGTCGCGGACAGCGACGCCACAGCGGAGTGGGCCGAGGCGGAGGCGAAGGCCGCGGCGCTGCTGCGCGCCGCCGGCGCGAAGGTTTGAGCGCGCGCTGCCGAGCCGCGCGTCTCGCGTGGTAGCTTCGCCTCCTTCCTCGGGAGGCCCACCATGCATCGCGCGCTTCGTTTCGTGCTCGCCGCCGCAGTCGCGCTCGGCGCGGCGTTCGCCGCGCAGGCGGACGAGACCTGCCAGTCGCCGTACCTGCCCAAGATCGTCGGGCAGGAAGACTTCATCTACGTGTGGACGCTCGGGGTCGAGGGCCTCGGAGACGGCTCGGACAAGCTCGTCACGGTCGGCGCGAACCCGAGCCGCAGTGATTACGGCAAAGTCGTGCACTCGCTCTCTGTCGGCGGGCGCAACGAAGCGCACCACGCGGGCTTCACCGACGACCGCCGCCACCTTTGGGCCGGCGGCCTCGACTCGAGCAAGATCTTCGTGTTCGACGTCGCGACGGATCCAGCAGCGCCGAAGCTGCTGCGCACGATCGAGGACTTCCCCGCGAAGACCGGCTGGGTCGGCCCGCACACGTTCTATCCGATCCCCGGCCGCATGCTGATCACCGGCCTCTCGAACGCGAAGGATCTCGGCGGGCGCACCGGCTTCGCCGAGTACAACAACGACGGCACGCTGGTGCGCACCGTGTCGATGCCCGAGGGCGCCCCTTACGGCTACGACCTGCGCATCAACGCGCACCTGAATCGCATGCTCTCGTCGTCGTTCACGGGCCACCAGAACTACATGCGCAAGCTGCCCGAGCTGTTGGGCGACGCCGAGGCGATGAAGAATTTCGGCAACACCATGGTGGTGTGGGACTTCCACGCGCGGCGGGCGCTGCAAACGCTCGACGTGCCGGGCGCGCCGCTCGAAGTGCGCTGGGCGCTCGCGCCCGACGCGGAGTACGCGTTCACGAGCACCGCGCTCACCTCGAAGATCTGGGGCGTTTTCCGCAAGGAGGACGGCTCGTTCGAGGCGGTCGAGGTGGGCACGATCGGCGACCCCGCGAAGGTTCCGCTGCCCGTCGACATCTCGCTCTCGCGCGACGACAAGTTCCTGTTCGTCGACACCTTCTTCGACGGCACGGTGCGCGTGTTCGACGTGAGCAGCCCGCGCGCGGCGAAGCAGGTGTACGAACACAAGATCGGCTCGCAGGTGAACATGGTCTCGCAGAGCTGGGACGGGAAGCGCCTCTACTTCACCAGCTCGCTGCTCGCGAACTGGGACGGCACGGGCCACCCCGACGAGCAGTTCCTGAAAGCGTTCACCTGGGACGGCGCCAAGCTCGCGCCCACTTTCGCGATCGACTTCACCGAGGCGAAGCTCGGCCGGCCCCATCACATGCACTTCGGCCAGCTCGGCTTCTGGGGCCTGCCCGCGGAAGGCGCGGCGGGCGGTGAAGTGGCGAAGTAGCTCGGGAGAAGCGATGCGCTCGGTACTCGCGGGGATCGGGTTCGCGCTCGGGGCGCTCGCCGCCCACGCGAATCCACACGCGCAGCACCATGCGCCGCCGCCCGCCGAGCGCGAGCGTTTCGCGGCGCCGGCTGCCGGCACGTACGAGCTGCCGCCGATCGACCGCGTGGCGCAGCACTACTTGTTGGGGACGAGCGCGAAGCCCGAGCCGCTGATCGGCCTCGAGACCGGCGAGCTCGCGCTGATCTCGTTCGTGTACCTGCAGTGCGGCGAAGCCTGCCCGCTCGCGACGGCGATGCTGCACCGCCTCGACGGCGAGCTCGCGAAGCAGCCGGAGGTCGCGAAGCGCGTCGAGCTGGTGACGGTGAGCTTCGACCCGCAGCGCGACACGCCCGCGCAGATGCGCGCACTGCGCGAGCGCCTCGCACCGAAGGGGCGCTGGCGTTTCCTCACCGCCGCGAACGAGAGCGCACTGCGACCCGTGCTCGAGGACTTCGGGCAGGACGCGGTGTGGATTCCGGGCACGCCCGAAGCGCCGGACTCTCTGCGCCACGTGCTCAAGGTGTTCGTGGTCGACGCGAACGGCGCGGTGCGCCAGATCTACTCGACGGGATTTCTCGACTCGCGCCTCGTGATCGCGGATCTGCGGACGCTGCTGGGTCTTTACTCGCCGGCGCCTGCACGCCCGGGATCCCACGCGCACCATCCCAGGTGAGCGCGCGCTTCGGCTCAGCCGCTGCGGGCTTTGGCGTGGGCGCGGGCTGCGCCGGCGCGACCGGCCGTGCCGCACGCATGCTCGGCCGCCGCTCCTCCAGCTCCTCGAGCGTGCGCGGCCAGTCCTTCCGTAACAACTGCGAGAGCGCGCGATCCGCGAGCACGCGTCCCCCCGTTTGACAGCGCGCGCAGTAGTTCGTCTCGTTCTCGGCGTGCACGATGCGCTGCACCGGCGCTGCGCAGACGGGGCATGGCTGCTTGAACTTGCCGTGCACCGCCATCTCGGGGCGGAACGCGGTGACTTCCTCCGGGAACGCATCGCCCGTTTGCACGCGTAGGCGCTCGGTCCACGCGCGCAGCGTCTCGCGAGTCGCGGCGAAGAGGCGCGCGATTTCTTCGGGCGCGAGGTTCGTCGTCATCTGCACCGGCGAGAGACGCGCGGCGTGGAGGATCTCGTCCGAGTATGCGTTGCCGATGCCGGAGAACACGTGCGGGTCGGTGAGCGTGCGCTTCAGCGTGTGCCGCTCGCGCGTGAGCAGCGCCGCGAACTCGGCTTCGTCGCACGCGAACGGGTCGACGCCGCCAGGGTCGTGCGCGAGCAGCGCCGCCTCGCCTCGCACGGCGTGCAGCGTCGCGCGCTTCTTCGTGCCGGCCTCGGTGAGCAGCAGCGTGCCGTTCTCGAAGTCGAAGCCGGCGTGCGCGTAGCGGCGCTGCAGCTTCGCGCCGAGCGCGCGCCAACGCAGGCGGCCCGCGATCATCAGGTGGATCACGAGAAACAGCTCGCCCTCGAAGCCGAGCACGACGCGCTTGCCGAGCCGGCGCGTCGTCACGAGCCGCCGCCCCGCGAGCTCCGCCAGTGGCGGCTCGACGCTGCGCAGCAGCGAGATGCTCGCGAGCCGCACGCCCTCGAGCCGCCTCCCGACCAGGCGCCGCTCGATCGCCTCGCGATAGAGCTCGATGTCGGGGAGCTCGGGCATACGCGCACTCTACGAAACGCGCACAGGGGACGTACGTGCACAAAACCGCGCACCAGGGACGTACGTGCACAGAACCGCGCACTAGGGACGTACGTGCACACTCTCACGCGTAAGACGGTGCACGTACGTCCCAGGTGCGCGCAGATGTGCAGGTACGTCCCCAGTGCGCGCCACCGGGCGCGTTCGAGCGAGATGCACGTACGTCCCCGTTGCACGTCCCGCGGGTGTCAGGCGGCGCAGACGAAGTCGCGTCGCTCCTCGTACCCCAGCGCGGCGAGCTCGGCGCGGATCTCGGCGCGCGGCTTCGAGCCCGCGACCGAGACGAGGAGCGGCAGCGCGCTTCGTTCGCGCAGCGCGGCGGGCGGCACGACCTCGGCGCCGTGGATGCGCTGACCGAGCCGGCGCGGGTGTAGCTCGATCACGCGCCCGAGCTGCTTGCCGCGGGCGGCGAGCGCTTTCGCGAGGGCGCGCCCGGTGCCGCCGTAGCCCCAGAGCGCGTAGCGCTCGTGCGCCGCGAGGAAGCCCTGCGCGAGGTACTCGGCCTTGCACGCGGTGAAGGCGGCCTGGGCGTAGGCGGGCGACGTGCGCGAGAGCCGGGCGGGGCCGTCGCGCCAGGCGAGCAGCTTCTCAGGCACGACACCGAGCGCACGCCCGGATGCGAGAACGCGCAGCACGAGGTCGTAGTCCTCGGGCCAGCCGCGCTCGCGATAGCCGAGGCTCCGAAGCAGCTCGCGGCGCAACACGAGGGTCGGATGCGCGAGCGGACACTCGACGAACGCGTCGCGCGCGATGTCGGCCGCGCTCGCGAGCGAGTTCAGCCACGCGCCGTAGTCGCGCAGGCCCTCCGAGATCGCGCGCTGCGGGAAGAGATGCACGTGGCAGCCCACACCCGCGAGCGCAGGGTCCGCGTCGAGCGCGTCGCACTGCTTCGCGAGACGCGTGCGTCGCATCACGTCGTCGGCGTCGAAGCGCGCGACGAGCGGTGCGCCGCACTCCGCGATGCCCCGATTCAGCGCCGCGACGAGCCCTTCTCGCGGTGCCGCGATCACGCGAAAGCGCGCGTCGCGTGCGGCGAAGCGCTGCGCGATCTCGCGCGACTCGTCGCGCGAGCCGTCGTCCACGATCACGCACTCGAAACGCGCCTCGCTCTGCCGCGCCACCGACGCGAGCGCGCACGCGAGCGTCGCCTCCGCATCGCGCACGGGCAGCAGCACCGAGACGCGCGGCGTCAGTCTGTGCGCCCCGATCACGCGCGCATCTCGCTGTCGCTCTGCCCGAGCGGTCCGAACAGGACCCGCGCGCCGAGCTCGCGGTGATCGAGCTGTGCGGCCTTGTCCATGCGCGCGACGAACTCGGGGCGCTGCATCGTCCAGCGCACCGAGCCGCTCGCGCAGCCGAGCGCGGCGAAGCGCGCCGCGACTTCGTCCCACCACGGCACCACACGACCGGCGAGCGGCTCGAGCACGAGCACGCGCGCGCCGGCGGCGAGGCCGCGTTCGAGCGCGCCGAACACGCGCTCGCGGGCGTCGTCGTCGCACTCGTTGAGTAACCAGCCGAGCAGCGCGACATCGCCGCGCGCGAGCTTCGGGATGCCGAGGGGGAGCTGTGCGCGCTGCGTCTCGCCGCGCAGGCCGAACGCGGCGTACGTGCGGCGCGCTTCGGCGAGCGCGAAGCCCGAGCGCTCGAGCGCGAGAATCGGCGGGTGGCTCGGCGCCGCGAGCGCAGCGCCCGCGCCCGCCGCGCCGCTGCCTGCACCGAGGTCGACGATGCGCGCCGTGTCCGTGAAGCCGCGCTCGGGCAGCGCGCGCACGACGCCATACGCGGTCGCGAGATGCAGCGGTGCGAAGTAGGCGGCGAACGCGGCGCGCTTCGCAGGCGAAGCGAGCGCGTCGCCCGGGTCGCGGCGCAGGGTGTAACGCCGAGAAAGCGCCTGAACGCCCTTGCGGATCTCGCTGAAGGTGAGCGGCGCCGCGCGCTCGACTGCGGAAGCGATCCATGCGTCGACACTCGCCGCGATCTCGGCGGGAAACTCGGCCGGCGGATCCGCAGCGAGCACCGCCTCCATCCCGTGTCCGCCGGCGCGAGTCATCAGGCCACGGTAGTCGCGCTCGCGCGGCGCAATCCCCTTTTTCCGCACTTCCTCGCGGCTACCGTGCCGCGCGTGATGCGCGCCCTCGCCACGCTCCTCCCGCTCTGCGTGCTCGTGGGCGCTCCCGCGGCGGCGCAAACCGACATCGCAGCGACGCCTCCGGTCACCGTGACCTCGACCAACTGGGACGAGGTCGAGCTGCTCGGCAAGCGCGTTCGGCCCGGCGACAAGCGGCGCCTCTTCCTGAGCTCGAGCGAGTCGTTCGCCGGTTCCGACACCGAGCTGCCGGTCCTGGTGACGCGCGGCGCGACGCCGGGGCCCACGGTGTGCCTGATCGCCGGCATTCACGGCGACGAGCTGAACGGCATCGAGATCGTGCGCAAGGTGGTGGAAGGCCTAACACCTCGGCGCATCTCGGGCATGGTGATCGCGGTGCCGGTGGCGAACCTGCACGGCTTCCGCCGCTCCTCGCGCTACTTGCCCGATCGCCGCGATCTGAACCGCTTCTTTCCCGGCACCGCTTCCGGCAGCGCGGCCTCGCGCATCGCGTGGTCGCTCTGGAACGACGTCGTGCGCCACTGCAGCTCGCTGATCGACCTCCATACCGGCTCGTTTCACCGCACGAACCTTCCGCAGGTGCGCACCGACACGACGGACGAGCGCTCGCTCGCACTCGCGAAGGGCTTCGGTGGCGCTCTCATCGTGCACGACCCGGGGCAGGATGGAACGCTGCGCCGCGCGGCGCGGCGAGCGGGCATCGGCGCGATCACGTACGAGGCCGGTGAGCCGCTGCGCTTCCAGGAGCGCGAGATCGCGCGGGGCGTCGAGGGCGTGCGCAACATCCTCGCCACGCTGGGCATGAGCGACGCCGCGCCGCTGAAGTACGCGCCGCGCGTCTACCAGCGAGCGCGCTGGGTGCGCGTCGACGACGGCGGGATCTTCTTCACGCGCAGGCGCCTCGGCGAGCAGGTGCAGCCGGGTGATCTGTTAGGCACCGTCACCGACCCCGTGACGAACGAGACGAAATCCGTCGAGTCGCCGCTGCGCGGTCGCATCATCGGCATGGCCGTTCCACAGGTCGTGATCCCCGGGTACGCCGCGTTCCACCTCGGGATCGACGCGGCGGCGACTGCCGCGGAGGAGCCCGCGCTGCCTGCGCCGAGCGAGGATGCGGATGCGATGGCCGAGCAAGAGGCTGGGCGCGAGATGGATCCGGAGGCGGCGCCGGAATGAGCCGTTCCTCGCTCATCGTCGGCGCGCTGCTCGCCCTGCTCGGGCTCGCGGTCTTCGGCGTGAAGCACTTCCGCTACGGAATTCCGCTGCGCGTCGCCGAGGGCGTGGGCCCGTGGCAGGTGGAGCTGCGCGTGAACGTGCGCGGCGCGAACACGCGCGGCAGCGTGCGCGCGCTGCTGCCGAACAGCGAAGCCGGGCAGACCCTCTTCGACGAGAAGCCCACGAACGACCGGCTCGAGTTCACGACGCGCGACGAAGCGACCGGCAACCGCATCGGCGTCTGGTCGGGCGTGATCGGACCGATCCACGAGGTCGTGTACGCGCTTCACGTGCAGATGAGCGCCGTCGAGGCGCCGCTGCCCGAGGGCCGCAGCTTCCCGGCGCCGCCGCGCGGGGTCGCGGCGCTGTATCTCGCTCCCGCAGCACAGCTGCCGATCGATGCGCCAGAGATCGTCGCGCGGCTCGAGCAGCTCAAGCTGCCGTCTTCGCAGGATCTGCCGGCGCGCATTCGCATGAT encodes the following:
- a CDS encoding succinylglutamate desuccinylase/aspartoacylase family protein — encoded protein: MRALATLLPLCVLVGAPAAAQTDIAATPPVTVTSTNWDEVELLGKRVRPGDKRRLFLSSSESFAGSDTELPVLVTRGATPGPTVCLIAGIHGDELNGIEIVRKVVEGLTPRRISGMVIAVPVANLHGFRRSSRYLPDRRDLNRFFPGTASGSAASRIAWSLWNDVVRHCSSLIDLHTGSFHRTNLPQVRTDTTDERSLALAKGFGGALIVHDPGQDGTLRRAARRAGIGAITYEAGEPLRFQEREIARGVEGVRNILATLGMSDAAPLKYAPRVYQRARWVRVDDGGIFFTRRRLGEQVQPGDLLGTVTDPVTNETKSVESPLRGRIIGMAVPQVVIPGYAAFHLGIDAAATAAEEPALPAPSEDADAMAEQEAGREMDPEAAPE
- a CDS encoding formamidopyrimidine-DNA glycosylase encodes the protein MPELPDIELYREAIERRLVGRRLEGVRLASISLLRSVEPPLAELAGRRLVTTRRLGKRVVLGFEGELFLVIHLMIAGRLRWRALGAKLQRRYAHAGFDFENGTLLLTEAGTKKRATLHAVRGEAALLAHDPGGVDPFACDEAEFAALLTRERHTLKRTLTDPHVFSGIGNAYSDEILHAARLSPVQMTTNLAPEEIARLFAATRETLRAWTERLRVQTGDAFPEEVTAFRPEMAVHGKFKQPCPVCAAPVQRIVHAENETNYCARCQTGGRVLADRALSQLLRKDWPRTLEELEERRPSMRAARPVAPAQPAPTPKPAAAEPKRALTWDGARGIPGVQAPASKDPAASADPRSRGASREIPSSRSGAPRRSRRPRTP
- the pabB gene encoding aminodeoxychorismate synthase component I, which translates into the protein MPPAYAYSAAPIPCDWLALVAGLARRRGFWWLDSALVGAPLGRFSFAGAEPAQLAHLDGAADPLAALRALLPAAGARVECADAEPCALPFVGGVVTGLGYELGSRFERVPIAQDDAPVPLGSFALRVDRFFACDHLNARVWAIALCAGASAREAAQAARELAANAPSAAWPEAPAPQRARSDVSRGFDAQEHAKAVALIRERIADGALYQACLTHRLEAPFAGDAFAYYCALRAANPAPFGAFIALPEGAIACSSPERFLKLDGARWLETRPIKGTRPRRVDPAADRAEAAALRASEKDRAENLMIVDLARNDLGRVSELGSVHVPELFAVESYATVHQLVSTVRGRLRPELDATGAIRAAFPPGSMTGAPKLAAMALLARIERARRGLYAGALGYLDVRGGCDLAVVIRSAFLTAGRIALHTGGGIVADSDATAEWAEAEAKAAALLRAAGAKV
- a CDS encoding glycosyltransferase, whose protein sequence is MIGAHRLTPRVSVLLPVRDAEATLACALASVARQSEARFECVIVDDGSRDESREIAQRFAARDARFRVIAAPREGLVAALNRGIAECGAPLVARFDADDVMRRTRLAKQCDALDADPALAGVGCHVHLFPQRAISEGLRDYGAWLNSLASAADIARDAFVECPLAHPTLVLRRELLRSLGYRERGWPEDYDLVLRVLASGRALGVVPEKLLAWRDGPARLSRTSPAYAQAAFTACKAEYLAQGFLAAHERYALWGYGGTGRALAKALAARGKQLGRVIELHPRRLGQRIHGAEVVPPAALRERSALPLLVSVAGSKPRAEIRAELAALGYEERRDFVCAA
- a CDS encoding selenium-binding protein encodes the protein MHRALRFVLAAAVALGAAFAAQADETCQSPYLPKIVGQEDFIYVWTLGVEGLGDGSDKLVTVGANPSRSDYGKVVHSLSVGGRNEAHHAGFTDDRRHLWAGGLDSSKIFVFDVATDPAAPKLLRTIEDFPAKTGWVGPHTFYPIPGRMLITGLSNAKDLGGRTGFAEYNNDGTLVRTVSMPEGAPYGYDLRINAHLNRMLSSSFTGHQNYMRKLPELLGDAEAMKNFGNTMVVWDFHARRALQTLDVPGAPLEVRWALAPDAEYAFTSTALTSKIWGVFRKEDGSFEAVEVGTIGDPAKVPLPVDISLSRDDKFLFVDTFFDGTVRVFDVSSPRAAKQVYEHKIGSQVNMVSQSWDGKRLYFTSSLLANWDGTGHPDEQFLKAFTWDGAKLAPTFAIDFTEAKLGRPHHMHFGQLGFWGLPAEGAAGGEVAK